The Zalophus californianus isolate mZalCal1 chromosome X, mZalCal1.pri.v2, whole genome shotgun sequence genome window below encodes:
- the LOC113930429 gene encoding sphingolipid delta(4)-desaturase DES1-like translates to MGNCVTREDFEWVYTDQLHASHRQEILAKYPEIKSLMKPDPNLIWIITMMVLTQLVVFYLVKDLDWKWVIFWAYAFGSCINHSVTLAIHEVSHNSAFGHYRAKWNRWFGIFANLPIGIPYSISFKRYHMDHHRYLGGDGINVDIPTDFEGWFFCTTFRKFIWVVLQPLFYAFRPLFINPKPISYLEIINTVIQVSFDIIIYYVLGIKSLVYMLATSLLELGLHPISGHFTAEHYMFLKGHETYSYYGPLNLLIFNVGYHNEHPDFPNIPGKSLPLVRKIAAEYYDNLPHYNSWIKVLYDFVTDNTISPYSRMKRHPKGKVVLEGRSSLLKEFLCGASQGLESGLSALLIEARRRS, encoded by the coding sequence ATGGGGAACTGTGTCACGCGAGAAGACTTCGAGTGGGTATACACGGACCAGCTGCACGCCAGCCATCGCCAGGAAATCCTGGCAAAGTATCCAGAGATAAAGTCCTTGATGAAACCTGATCCCAACTTAATTTGGATTATAACCATGATGGTTCTCACTCAACTGGTTGTGTTCTACTTAGTGAAGGACCTAGACTGGAAGTGGGTCATATTTTGGGCGTATGCCTTTGGCAGCTGCATTAACCACTCCGTGACTCTGGCTATTCATGAGGTCTCCCACAATAGCGCCTTTGGCCACTACAGAGCTAAGTGGAATCGCTGGTTTGGAATATTTGCTAATCTTCCCATTGGCATTCCCTATTCAATTTCCTTTAAGAGGTATCACATGGACCATCATCGCTACCTTGGGGGTGATGGCATCAATGTGGATATTCCCACCGATTTTGAAGGCTGGTTTTTCTGTACCACTTTCAGAAAGTTTATATGGGTTGTCCTTCAGCCTCTCTTTTATGCTTTCCGACCTCTGTTCATCAACCCTAAACCAATTTCTTACCTGGAAATTATTAATACTGTGATCCAGGTCAGTTTTGACATTATAATTTACTATGTTTTGGGAATTAAATCTTTGGTCTACATGTTGGCAACATCCTTACTTGAGCTAGGCTTGCACCCGATTTCTGGACATTTTACAGCCGAACATTACATGTTCCTCAAGGGACATGAAACTTACTCGTATTACGGGCCTCTGAATCTGCTCATCTTCAATGTGGGTTACCATAACGAGCACCCTGACTTCCCCAACATTCCCGGAAAAAGCCTTCCACTGGTGAGGAAGATTGCTGCCGAGTACTACGACAACCTCCCCCACTACAACTCGTGGATAAAAGTACTGTATGATTTCGTGACGGACAACACCATAAGTCCCTACTCGAGAATGAAGCGGCATCCAAAAGGCAAGGTGGTACTGGAGGGAAGGTCCTCATTGCTAAAGGAATTCCTCTGTGGAGCTTCACAAGGGCTGGAAAGTGGGCTTTCTGCGTTACTAATCGAAGCCCGGAGAAGGTCCTGA